From Daucus carota subsp. sativus chromosome 6, DH1 v3.0, whole genome shotgun sequence, the proteins below share one genomic window:
- the LOC108227885 gene encoding ras-related protein RABA1f: MGAYRADDDYDYLFKVVLIGDSGVGKSNLLSRFTRNEFSLESKSTIGVEFATRSIHVDDKVVKAQIWDTAGQERYRAITSAYYRGAVGALLVYDVTRHVTFENVERWLKELRDHTDSNIVIMLVGNKADLRHLRAVSTEDAKAFAEKERTFFMETSALESMNVEDAFTEVLTQIHQVVSRKALEIGEDPTALPKGQTINVGGKDDVSAVKKSGCCSS; this comes from the exons ATGGGGGCGTACAGAGCAGACGACGATTACGATTACTTGTTCAAAGTAGTGCTCATCGGAGACTCCGGCGTCGGCAAATCCAACCTTCTCTCGAGATTCACGCGCAATGAGTTCAGTCTCGAGTCCAAGTCTACTATTGGCGTTGAGTTCGCTACTCGGAGTATTCATGTTGATGATAAAGTTGTTAAAGCTCAGATTTGGGACACTGCTGGCCAAGAGAG GTACCGTGCAATTACAAGTGCATACTACCGAGGAGCTGTTGGTGCGCTGCTGGTATATGATGTTACTCGACATGTTACATTTGAGAATGTAGAGAGGTGGCTTAAAGAACTCCGGGATCATACAGATTCCAACATTGTGATCATGCTTGTGGGGAACAAGGCGGATCTGCGACATTTGCGAGCGGTCTCCACTGAGGATGCCAAGGCGTTTGCGGAGAAGGAGCGCACCTTCTTCATGGAAACCTCTGCCCTGGAGTCCATGAATGTTGAGGATGCTTTTACAGAAGTGCTTACACAGATACATCAAGTTGTTAGCAGAAAAGCTCTTGAAATAGGAGAGGATCCCACCGCTTTGCCTAAGGGACAGACAATTAATGTTGGTGGCAAGGATGATGTATCAGCAGTTAAAAAATCTGGATGCTGCTCATCCTAG
- the LOC108227883 gene encoding cyanidin 3-O-galactoside 2''-O-xylosyltransferase FGGT1 translates to MGVPSPSLHIAMYPWFALGHLTPFLHLSNKLAKQGHRVSFMVPTRTQEKLQHFNLHPDLITFIPITVPHIEGLPPGSETTSDVPFPLQTLLVTAMDQTKDLVEGLLRELKVDVVFFDFAYWIPSLARQLGIKSLHYCIISPATIGYTLSPERHCSGSNISEAELKQPPASYPGSDITLSAYEARAFSARRVMKFGTNMQFNDRQFISLNECDALGFRTCREIEGPYCDYLENQFQKPVLLTGPAIPEPSTSPLEEKWAKWLSKFDSGSVIYCAFGSECILKKDQFQELLDGLVLTGMPFLAALKPPAGAGSIEEALPDKFEERVKGRGVVHGGWVQQQLILEHPSVGCFITHCGSGSLAEALVNECQLVLLPQVGDQIINARMMSRNLKVGVEVEKGEEDGALTKESVCKAVASVMEEGSDVGQQVRNNHAKLRHFLLDKGLESSYIHNFIIKLQELLMG, encoded by the coding sequence ATGGGTGTACCAAGTCCAAGCTTGCACATTGCCATGTATCCTTGGTTTGCACTTGGACACCTTACCCCTTTCCTCCATCTATCAAACAAACTAGCCAAACAAGGCCACAGAGTTTCCTTTATGGTTCCCACCAGAACCCAAGAAAAGCTACAACATTTCAATCTCCATCCAGACCTCATCACCTTCATTCCAATCACTGTACCACATATCGAAGGACTTCCTCCTGGATCAGAGACAACGTCCGATGTGCCCTTCCCTTTACAGACCCTGCTTGTTACTGCTATGGACCAAACTAAGGACCTAGTGGAAGGATTGCTCCGTGAGCTGAAAGTGGATGTTGTGTTCTTTGATTTTGCATACTGGATCCCCAGCTTGGCTAGACAGTTGGGAATCAAGTCACTACATTACTGCATTATTAGTCCAGCTACAATAGGCTACACTCTCTCCCCAGAAAGGCATTGCAGTGGAAGTAACATATCTGAAGCTGAACTGAAGCAACCCCCAGCAAGTTATCCTGGTTCAGATATCACACTTAGCGCCTATGAAGCACGGGCCTTTTCTGCTAGAAGGGTGATGAAGTTTGGAACTAATATGCAGTTTAATGATCGTCAATTCATCAGCTTGAACGAGTGTGATGCACTAGGTTTCAGAACATGTAGGGAGATTGAGGGTCCTTACTGTGACTACCTAGAAAACCAATTTCAGAAGCCTGTTCTCCTGACAGGGCCTGCTATCCCAGAGCCTTCTACATCTCCTTTAGAAGAAAAATGGGCAAAGTGGCTAAGTAAATTTGACTCAGGTTCAGTTATTTACTGTGCATTTGGAAGTGAATGCATCTTAAAAAAGGATCAATTTCAAGAATTGTTGGATGGTCTGGTGCTGACAGGTATGCCGTTTCTAGCAGCACTTAAACCACCCGCTGGAGCAGGTTCAATCGAAGAAGCACTGCCAGATAAGTTCGAAGAAAGAGTTAAGGGAAGAGGAGTGGTTCATGGAGGTTGGGTTCAGCAACAGCTGATATTAGAACACCCTTCAGTCGGATGCTTCATAACACATTGCGGCTCAGGTTCTTTAGCAGAAGCTTTAGTCAATGAGTGTCAACTGGTGCTGCTGCCGCAGGTTGGGGATCAAATAATCAACGCCAGAATGATGAGCCGAAATTTAAAAGTTGGGGTGGAAGTGGAGAAAGGAGAAGAAGATGGGGCGCTTACTAAAGAGAGTGTATGCAAAGCTGTAGCTTCTGTAATGGAAGAGGGTAGTGATGTTGGGCAACAAGTGAGAAACAATCATGCCAAGTTGAGGCATTTTCTGTTGGACAAAGGATTGGAATCCTCTTACATCCACAACTTCATCATCAAATTGCAGGAGTTATTGATGGGATGA
- the LOC108228128 gene encoding acyl-coenzyme A oxidase 3, peroxisomal isoform X1, whose amino-acid sequence MDNTDRALFRTQLLSRHLQNDTAFTSNSPLQPSPCLHYSPPEARFEFDTKDLRKLVDGHHVEERDWLFRLMNGEPELFGVKRRGDRVFASPDYNQPMEQQREMTLKRIRYMAHQGAFHGWVTAPPEKIDLKKFAMLEICGAYDHSLAIKIGVHFQLWGGAIQFLGTKRHHDKWLELTEKYLINGCFAMTELGHGSNVRGIETVTTYDSSTGEFVINTPCESAQKYWIGGAAIHATHTVVFSQLEINGKKEGVHAFIAQIRDANGNVCPNVQIADCGHKIGLNGVDNGRIWFHNFRIPRENLLNSVADVSSDGHYISSVEDPDQRFAAFMAPLVSGRVTLGSGAIYSAKVGLGVAIRYSLTRRAFSLATNGPEVLLLDYPSHQRRLLPLLAKTYALSFASNFLKMLYVKRTPESNKIIHVYSSAFKATMTWHNMTTLQECREAIGGQGLKTENRVGQLKSEFDVQSTFEGDNNVLMQQVSKALLSEFLSAKKSNIPLSRDLGLEHMNNSSPVIPSQLTSSILRSIQFQTDILCLREGDLLKRFAEEVSHYQAQGLSKQKTLTMTYQLAEDLGKAFSDLETFRSFVEVEANVSAADMKNILGLLRSLYVMITIEENVSFLRYGYLSTANAAAVRKEVAKLCTELRPHALALVSSLGIDDTFLSPIAFNWIEANSWSEVRN is encoded by the exons ATGGACAACACTGATCGCGCCCTGTTCCGCACCCAGCTTCTCTCTCGTCACCTCCAAAACGACACCGCATTCACCTCAAACTCTCCTCTCCAACCGTCCCCATGCCTCCACTACTCTCCCCCCGAGGCGCGCTTCGAATTCGACACCAAGGATTTGCGAAAGCTGGTCGACGGCCACCACGTGGAGGAGCGGGACTGGCTGTTCCGCCTCATGAACGGCGAGCCCGAGCTTTTCGGAGTTAAACGCAGAGGTGACAGAGTGTTTGCCTCGCCTGATTATAATCAGCCTATGGAGCAACAGAGAGAGATGACTCTCAAGAGGATCAGGTATATGGCCCACCAGGGCGCTTTTCATGGCTGGGTTACTGCGCCTCCCGAAAAAATCGATCTCAAGAAATTTGCTATGCTGGAAATTTGTGGAGCTTATGACCATTCTCTGGCTATCAAAATTGGAGTCCATTTTCAACTCTG GGGTGGTGCCATTCAGTTTTTGGGGACAAAGAGGCACCATGACAAGTGGCTGGAACTCACTGAAAAGTACCTCATTAATGGTTGTTTTGCCATGACCGAGTTAGGCCATGGAAGTAAT GTCCGTGGCATTGAAACAGTAACCACATATGATTCCAGCACCGGAGAGTTTGTGATTAACACGCCTTGTGAATCAGCTCAGAAGTACTGGATAGGAGGTGCAGCCATT CATGCCACCCACACAGTGGTTTTCTCACAGCTCGAGATCAATGGGAAAAAAGAAGGGGTCCATGCTTTTATTGCCCAAATAAGAGATGCCAATGGAAATGTATGTCCTAATGTTCAAATAGCTGATTGTGGGCATAAAATTGGGCTCAATGGTGTTGACAATGGTCGAATCTG GTTTCATAATTTCCGGATACCTAGAGAAAACTTGTTGAATTCAGTTGCTGATGTATCTTCTGATGGTCATTACATAAGTTCTGTAGAAGACCCAGATCAG AGGTTTGCTGCATTTATGGCTCCTTTGGTATCTGGTCGTGTCACACTTGGATCTGGTGCAATTTACTCTGCAAAG GTTGGTTTAGGAGTTGCTATCAGGTACTCCTTGACAAGGCGGGCATTTTCTCTTGCTACAAATGGGCCAGAAGTCCTTTTGCTTGATTATCCAAGTCATCAAAGGCGGCTATTGCCCCTTCTTGCAAAGAC ATATGCTTTGAGTTTTGCATCAAACTTTCTGAAAATGCTATACGTCAAGAGGACGCCTGAATCAAACAAAATTATCCATGTATATTCCAGTGCATTCAAGGCTACAATGACCTGGCATAATATGACCACTCTTCAG GAATGTCGTGAAGCCATTGGTGGACAAGGTTTAAAGACTGAGAATCGTGTTGGTCAACTGAAAAGTGAGTTCGACGTGCAATCCACTTTTGAGGGGGATAACAATGTTCTCATGCAACAG GTTAGCAAGGCACTACTCTCAGAATTTCTATCAGCTAAGAAAAGCAATATACCACTGAGTAGAGATTTGGGATTAGAACACATGAATAACTCTTCCCCTGTTATCCCTTCTCAACTCACAAGTTCTATCCTGAGGAGCATTCAGTTTCAG ACGGATATCCTCTGCCTGAGAGAGGGAGATTTACTGAAACGTTTTGCAGAGGAAGTTTCGCATTACCAAGCACAAGGACTAAGCAAACAAAAAACGCTGACAATG acttatcagcttgctgaagaCTTGGGCAAAGCCTTCTCAGACTTGGAGACTTTCCGATCCTTTGTCGAGGTTGAGGCAAATGTATCTGCAGCCGACATGAAG AACATATTAGGTCTCTTGAGATCTCTTTATGTTATGATAACCATTGAAGAAAATGTTTCATTCCTAAGATACGGATATTTGTCAACTGCAAATGCTGCTGCAGTGAGGAAAGAAGTGGCCAAACTGTGTACTGAGCTAAGACCGCATGCACTTGCATTGGTCAGTTCTTTAGGCATAGATGATACTTTCTTGAGCCCTATAGCCTTTAACTGGATTGAAGCCAATTCTTGGTCTGAAGTTCGAAATTAA
- the LOC108228128 gene encoding acyl-coenzyme A oxidase 3, peroxisomal isoform X2: MDNTDRALFRTQLLSRHLQNDTAFTSNSPLQPSPCLHYSPPEARFEFDTKDLRKLVDGHHVEERDWLFRLMNGEPELFGVKRRGDRVFASPDYNQPMEQQREMTLKRIRYMAHQGAFHGWVTAPPEKIDLKKFAMLEICGAYDHSLAIKIGVHFQLWGGAIQFLGTKRHHDKWLELTEKYLINGCFAMTELGHGSNVRGIETVTTYDSSTGEFVINTPCESAQKYWIGGAAIHATHTVVFSQLEINGKKEGVHAFIAQIRDANGNVCPNVQIADCGHKIGLNGVDNGRIWFHNFRIPRENLLNSVADVSSDGHYISSVEDPDQVGLGVAIRYSLTRRAFSLATNGPEVLLLDYPSHQRRLLPLLAKTYALSFASNFLKMLYVKRTPESNKIIHVYSSAFKATMTWHNMTTLQECREAIGGQGLKTENRVGQLKSEFDVQSTFEGDNNVLMQQVSKALLSEFLSAKKSNIPLSRDLGLEHMNNSSPVIPSQLTSSILRSIQFQTDILCLREGDLLKRFAEEVSHYQAQGLSKQKTLTMTYQLAEDLGKAFSDLETFRSFVEVEANVSAADMKNILGLLRSLYVMITIEENVSFLRYGYLSTANAAAVRKEVAKLCTELRPHALALVSSLGIDDTFLSPIAFNWIEANSWSEVRN, encoded by the exons ATGGACAACACTGATCGCGCCCTGTTCCGCACCCAGCTTCTCTCTCGTCACCTCCAAAACGACACCGCATTCACCTCAAACTCTCCTCTCCAACCGTCCCCATGCCTCCACTACTCTCCCCCCGAGGCGCGCTTCGAATTCGACACCAAGGATTTGCGAAAGCTGGTCGACGGCCACCACGTGGAGGAGCGGGACTGGCTGTTCCGCCTCATGAACGGCGAGCCCGAGCTTTTCGGAGTTAAACGCAGAGGTGACAGAGTGTTTGCCTCGCCTGATTATAATCAGCCTATGGAGCAACAGAGAGAGATGACTCTCAAGAGGATCAGGTATATGGCCCACCAGGGCGCTTTTCATGGCTGGGTTACTGCGCCTCCCGAAAAAATCGATCTCAAGAAATTTGCTATGCTGGAAATTTGTGGAGCTTATGACCATTCTCTGGCTATCAAAATTGGAGTCCATTTTCAACTCTG GGGTGGTGCCATTCAGTTTTTGGGGACAAAGAGGCACCATGACAAGTGGCTGGAACTCACTGAAAAGTACCTCATTAATGGTTGTTTTGCCATGACCGAGTTAGGCCATGGAAGTAAT GTCCGTGGCATTGAAACAGTAACCACATATGATTCCAGCACCGGAGAGTTTGTGATTAACACGCCTTGTGAATCAGCTCAGAAGTACTGGATAGGAGGTGCAGCCATT CATGCCACCCACACAGTGGTTTTCTCACAGCTCGAGATCAATGGGAAAAAAGAAGGGGTCCATGCTTTTATTGCCCAAATAAGAGATGCCAATGGAAATGTATGTCCTAATGTTCAAATAGCTGATTGTGGGCATAAAATTGGGCTCAATGGTGTTGACAATGGTCGAATCTG GTTTCATAATTTCCGGATACCTAGAGAAAACTTGTTGAATTCAGTTGCTGATGTATCTTCTGATGGTCATTACATAAGTTCTGTAGAAGACCCAGATCAG GTTGGTTTAGGAGTTGCTATCAGGTACTCCTTGACAAGGCGGGCATTTTCTCTTGCTACAAATGGGCCAGAAGTCCTTTTGCTTGATTATCCAAGTCATCAAAGGCGGCTATTGCCCCTTCTTGCAAAGAC ATATGCTTTGAGTTTTGCATCAAACTTTCTGAAAATGCTATACGTCAAGAGGACGCCTGAATCAAACAAAATTATCCATGTATATTCCAGTGCATTCAAGGCTACAATGACCTGGCATAATATGACCACTCTTCAG GAATGTCGTGAAGCCATTGGTGGACAAGGTTTAAAGACTGAGAATCGTGTTGGTCAACTGAAAAGTGAGTTCGACGTGCAATCCACTTTTGAGGGGGATAACAATGTTCTCATGCAACAG GTTAGCAAGGCACTACTCTCAGAATTTCTATCAGCTAAGAAAAGCAATATACCACTGAGTAGAGATTTGGGATTAGAACACATGAATAACTCTTCCCCTGTTATCCCTTCTCAACTCACAAGTTCTATCCTGAGGAGCATTCAGTTTCAG ACGGATATCCTCTGCCTGAGAGAGGGAGATTTACTGAAACGTTTTGCAGAGGAAGTTTCGCATTACCAAGCACAAGGACTAAGCAAACAAAAAACGCTGACAATG acttatcagcttgctgaagaCTTGGGCAAAGCCTTCTCAGACTTGGAGACTTTCCGATCCTTTGTCGAGGTTGAGGCAAATGTATCTGCAGCCGACATGAAG AACATATTAGGTCTCTTGAGATCTCTTTATGTTATGATAACCATTGAAGAAAATGTTTCATTCCTAAGATACGGATATTTGTCAACTGCAAATGCTGCTGCAGTGAGGAAAGAAGTGGCCAAACTGTGTACTGAGCTAAGACCGCATGCACTTGCATTGGTCAGTTCTTTAGGCATAGATGATACTTTCTTGAGCCCTATAGCCTTTAACTGGATTGAAGCCAATTCTTGGTCTGAAGTTCGAAATTAA